The DNA region GCAAGTGCTCGCAGCACATTAAGACGCAACTGTTGTTGTTGAGCATTTACCAAAGTTAGCAATTTATCAGCTAATTCTTGCGGTGGTTGTGTATGTTCGAGCGCTTCAGCCAAGGCATTTTGTAACGCGTCTGGATAATTCTCGAAATGCGCGGCAATCGCTTGCGTGCTCTCAGGGTGTTGCTTTAAGCGGGCCGCCACATCATGAATACCTTGCAGGCCCAAATGTTGCCAGCCGCTTTCTGTTGGCGATTGCAATTCCTCGAGTGCCGCGTTGAAGTACCGAGATGGTGGTCGGTTCCAACCTGCGGTAAGTTGCGCATGTATCGCTGCACGCTTGGCTTCTGAAGGCGTAAATAAATAAGCTGATTGCTGCAACTGTTGCTCTTGTTCGCTAGTGAGAGCGCCAGTAATTTGTTGGCCGAGTAATGCGATCACATGCGCCATAAACTCTTGTTGTGCGGCATGATCAAGCAAACCGCGCTCATCGAGGGGCATTTTTAAGAACCATAGAAACGGCTCTGGCTGTTCAGCTCGGAGTTTCGGCCAGAACACAACAGCAAACCATGCTTGGTCTTGCAGCGGGTACGGGTAAGGACGCTGTTGCGCGCAAATTGCGTTAAATGTATCGGTATCTATCGCTTGAACGCGGCGGCCTAAATCGTAAACGAGATAATCACTATGGCTTTCGCTGAGTAACTCAGCTAGGTTTGTCATGGTCATGAAACTTGCAACATTTATCATTTTGCTTAAAGATGTCGGCCATTATAACTAAAATAAGTCGTGGAGGTAGTCATGGACCAACGACAACGCGCAGCGCGTTTACTTGAACGAATTGAAGCCGAACTCAATTGTCTAGGCTTGTGGCAAACGCATTATCCTTCGGCGCAAGCGCTGGAGAGTGTTGAACCGTTTGCGATGGATACACTGGATTTTCACCAGTGGCTGCAATTTATTATGTTGCCGCGTATGTGGGCGATGCTCGATGGCGAACACCCGTTGCCACAAAACATCGCAGTTAGCCCAATGGCGACGCACGTTTACCGTGAAGAACTTGAGCATCACGAAGGGCTCATTTCAAGTTTGCGCGAGTTCGATATTTTACTGAGCGGGGCGGACCCTCTAGCCGAAGATGTCTAATTTTAATACCGAATTACCGATACTGTTCCATGACGATTATTTCGTGGCAATTGATAAACCGAGCGGCTTATTAGTTCATCGTAGTTGGATTGCGCGTGAGGCGACTGAGTTCGCACTGCAAAAAGTTCGCGACCAAATTGGTCAACGTGTCTATCCGGTTCATCGTCTTGATCGACCTACCTCAGGTATTTTATTGTTTGCCAAAGATGCCGACACGGCACGATTGACCACTGAGTTATTTGCTAACCGTCTGGTTGAGAAAACTTACCATGCTGTAGTTCGCGGCTATTTAAGCGACGGCGTACTCGATTATCCGCTGAAAGAGGAATTGGATAAAATTGCGGATGCTCAGGCCGATCCCAATAAAGAGGCACAAGCGGCGGTGACTGAATATCGCTGTATAAAGCAAATAGAATTACCGTTTGCTGTGGGGAAACGCCACCCAACATCGCGCTATTCGTTAATGCAGCTGAAGCCGAAAACTGGTAGAAAACATCAGTTGCGACGGCACATGGCGCATTTGCGGCATCCTATTATCGGTGACAGCCATCATGGCGATGGTCGCCATAATCGATTTTTTAGAGAGCATTTTAATCTGCACAGATTGATGCTTGCGGCAACCGAATTAGCTTTTGAACACCCCCATACGAAAACGGCAGTTCGTATTGAACTGCCGTTACCTCAAGACTTATTACGACCGTTTACTGAAACAAATTAATCAGCTGCGCGCAGAAGTTCGTTAATGCCAACTTTTGCGCGTGTTTTTGCGTCAACTTTCTTCACGATAATTGCGGCGTACAAGCTGTGCGAGCCATCTTTTGCCGGCAAGGTGCCTGGCACGACAACGGCACCTGCTGGTACGCGACCGTAATGAATCTTACCAGTTTCACGATCATAAATACGAGTGCTTTGACCAATATAAACACCCATAGAGATAACCGCGCCTTCTTCAACAATCACGCCTTCAACAATCTCTGAGCGTGCACCAATGAAGCAATTGTCTTCGATAATGGTTGGTGCAGCCTGTAATGGTTCTAACACACCACCAATACCAACACCGCCAGAAAGATGAACGTTTTTACCTATTTGCGCACATGAGCCTACCGTGGCCCAGGTATCAACCATGGTACCTTCGCCCACGTAGGCGCCGATATTGACGTACGATGGCATCAGTACCACATTACGACCGATAAATGCGCCTTTACGCACCATCGCTGGTGGTACAACTCGCATACCTTCAGCGCGGAAGCGGGCATCATCATAGCCGATAAATTTGCTATCAACTTTATCGAAAAAACGAGTTTCGCCACCGTTCATCACGTGATTATCTTGCGTGCGAAATGAGAGTAACACGGCCTTTTTCAACCATTCGTTGACGACCCATTGCCCGTCAATTTTTTCTGCAACTCGATACTCACCTTGATCAATCTTTTGAATCACTTCGGTTAAATCGCGTTGCAGATCAGTGGGTACGCGGCTTGGTGAAATATCCGCGCGTTGCTCAAATGCGGCTTCAATTCGTTCTTGTAGTGTGCTCATGAACTATCCTATAACTACTTGATATCACGCCTGAAAGACGCTTACTAATGATCGAGAGCAGCAATGATTTGCTCACGCAATTGCTGTTTCTGTTCGTTACTTAAGGCTTCATTACGACGGGTAGTGACAATAAATAAATCTTCCGCCTGTTCGCCAACCGTGGTGATTTTAGCGGTAAGTATGTTCAAATCCAATGCCTGAAGCACTTTTGCGACGCGGGCGACTAGTCCCGGTCGGTCGAGCGCAGTTAATTCAAAAGCCGTGCGACGAGGATTCCGCTCACTCACAAACTCAACTTTAGTAGCGACATTGAAACTACGTAACCGCCGCGGCAGGCGACGCTGTGCGCTTGGCGCCGATTGTCGTTGCCGCAATACATCGTGAAGCTGTTGTTTTAGCGATTCAATGCGACGGATGTCAGTGAGTGGCTCGCCGTCGTCTTGAAGTACTACAAAGGTATCCATGACATAGCCATCGCGCGTCGCCAAAATCTGGGCATCGTGAATGCTAAGTGCCTGACTATCTAATACTGCGGCAACCGCAGCAAACAAGTTTTCATGTTCAAGATGATAAACAAATAATTCGGTAGTGCCTTGATTGTTTTCATCGCCAACCAGAATCAGCGGTAACTGATCGTCTGACTCGAGTTGTAAAATATATTGTGAGTGCCACGCAATTTGCTCGGGTTGATGACGAAGGAAATAATCGGCGGTAAAACGGCTCCACAATTCATTTACCGCTTTAGCGCCAAAGCCGAGGCTCAGTAGTAGCCCCATGGCGTGCGCTTGATGTTGATGAATCCGTTGGCGCATTTCGCCAGCTGGCGACGGTTTACTTTGAGTAAGAAACTGCGCGGTAGATTGGTACAAATTCTCGAGCAGTGTCGCTTTCCAGTTGTTCCACAAGCTACTGTTGGTGGCACGGATATCGGCAACGGTTAAACAATACAAATAGTCAAGATAGCGGCGGTTACCAACTTGCTCTGCAAACTGGCGAACCACTTCCGGATCATGAATATCGCGTTTTTGTGCAGTAACCGACATCACTAAATGATTGCGTACCAACCAAGCAATCAGTTTGCCATCCTCAGGCTTTAATTCATGCAGTCGAGCAAAATTTAAGGCGTCAATCTCACCAAGCTCCGAATGATCGCCACCACGACCTTTCGCAATATCGTGAAAGATACCCGACAGATATAACAGTTCGGGTTTTTCCATATTTCTTACAAGTTCGGCGCACAACGGAAACTCTTCTGCATACTCTGAATCGCTATAGCGATAAAGGTTTCGAACCAGTCGATACGTGTGTTCGTCGACAGTATAGGCATGAAAAAGGTCAAACTGCATTTGTCCAACAATTTGCTGCCACTGGGGTAAATAGTTGGCCATGAGTTGATGTTTGTGCATGAGTCGAAAGGCGTCACCGCAACCGTTGGGATGGCGTAACAATTGCATGAATAACTGACGACATTCGGCATCATTGCTTAGCGGCTGACGCAATTGACGGCGGGCGTTACGCAATAGTCGGAGTGTTTGAGCCTGCAATTGTTTTAATTGCGGATGTGCCGCCACTAACAACATACATTGCAGTAAATTTTGAGGCTCAGCAAAGACGTTTTCATGTCGTGCTGCAATCAATGGTCCGTAGGCTTCAAAGTTGTCGTTTAGTTGCAGTGGCTCAACGTGCTTACTGCTAAGGATACTTTGTTCGAAAAACTGCAATAGCATGTCGTTGAGCTCAGTGACACCAACCACCGCATTGAAGTAATCCTTCATTAAGGCTTCAACGGCATGTTTGCCCGGCTCACCATAGCCTAGCCGCGCGGCAACGCCCGGTTGATAATCAAACAGTAATCGATCTTCTTTCTTTTGAGCTTCTAAATGCAGCGCAAAGCGAATGCGCCCGAGTAATTGTTGATATTCTCTCAGTTCTAAAAGCTCTTCAGCCGAGATATAGCCATGCTGAACCAAAGTTTCATCATTTTGCGTGTGAAAATGACGTTTAGCTATCCAACTGATGGTTTGAATGTCACGTAAACCGCCGGGAGTGCTTTTAACGTTCGGTTCTAGGTTGTAAGCCGTACCGTGATAGCGTTGATGGCGCTCTTGTTGTTCGACATATTTAGCTTGGTAGTAAGCGCGACTCGACCATGGAAATTCACGTTGAACTTGCCATAAGAATTGCTCTGCTAAAGGTTGATTACCGCACACTACGCGTTGCTCTAGCAAGCTTGTTGCCACGGTGACATCCTCTGCTGCTTGTTGAATGCACTGTGCGGGCGTTCTTACGCTATGCCCAACATCCAGTCGCAGATCCCACAAAAACTGGATGATTTGCTGAATATTTTCTTGTTCTACTGTCGAGAGCGGTTCTGCATGAAGAAAGAGTAAATCGATATCTGATTGCGGATGCAGTGTACCACGGCCATAGCCACCAACGGCGATTAAGCTAAGATGACTCTGGTCAAGATTAAATTGCTGCCATAGCTGTTGCAGAAGCGTATCGATAAAGTTACTGCGGTGAGCAAGCAGAAAATCAATATCCGCGGTGACGAAGGCATCAGCAAGCCAAGTATGATAAGCCTCGAGGCATTCGCGCCCCGTGCTCAAGGTGACCGGGTTAGGCCAACGGGGAGGGGCGCTTAGCATGATAGGTTAACTCGTGTGACGAATAACGCGTGGCAGGTCTTCATCGCTACGCAGGGTTAGCACTTCAACACCGTCTTCGGTAACCAACAAGGTGTGTTCCCATTGTGCACTCAAACTGCGATCTTTGGTTAGCACCGTCCACCCGTCGCGCATGAGTTTCGTGTGGCGTTTACCTGCATTGACCATCGGTTCGATAGTAAAGCACATACCTGGTTGCAGTAAGTCACCAGTACCCGCAGTTCCATAATGTAATATTTGCGGTTCTTCATGGAATATCGCGCCAATGCCGTGTCCGCAATATTCGCGAACAATGGAGTAGCCATGTTGTTCAGCATGCTTTTGAATCACCGCAGCAAAATCACCGGTGCGCATACCTGGCTTGACCATCTTTATCGCCATGTACAAACATTCTTGAGTAATTCGTATCAAGCGCTCGGCAAGTATGCTTGGTTTACCAACCACGAACATCTTAGAAGTATCGCCGTGATAACCATCTAATTTCACCGTGACATCTAAGTTCATGATGTCGCCTTCTTTTAATGGTTTTTCATTCGGGATACCGTGACAAACCACATGGTTTAGCGACGTACAGACCGATTTGGGGAATCCGTGGTAATTTAAAGGAGCAGGAATAGCGCCATGTTCAACAATGTAATCGTGACAAATTTTGTCAATTTCTGCGGTGGTTACACCAGCCTTTATATAGGGTCCGATCATTTCTAAAACATCGGCGGCAAGCTTACCAGCAGCACGCATTTTCTCGATTTCTTCAGGCGTTTTAATACTAATACTCATGAGGCTCTATAAGTCCCTGCTTAAGACAATAAAATTGTGCTTAGTTTACCAGCAAACCGCTGCATCGTGAAGCATCGCAATAGCCGCATAAAACTTGATTTGTACCGTCAGTTTATGGTATAAAGCGCCCGCAATTTCTGATTGCATGAAAACTAACTTAAACACACACATACATCGACACATAGCTCGGGGTGCCCAAATACGAAATAACGTTGCGGGTCGAACTATGGGATGTATGGAGGCATAACCCCTTAAAAAGGAAAATTATCATGGCAAACGTGTCAATGCGTGACATGCTGAAAGCTGGTGTACACTTCGGTCACCAAACCCGTTTCTGGAACCCAAAAATGAAGCCGTTCATTTTTGGCGCGCGTAACAAGATTCATATCATCAACCTTGAGAAAACTGTTCCGATGTTCAACGATGCGTTGAACTTCTTGCAACACGTTGCTTCAAACAAAGGTAAAATTTTGTTTGTTGGTACTAAGCGTGCGGCAGCAGACTCAGTACAAGAAGCTGCAATCAACTGTAAGCAGTTTTATGTAAATCACCGTTGGTTGGGTGGTATGTTG from Pseudidiomarina andamanensis includes:
- a CDS encoding DUF3549 family protein; the protein is MTMTNLAELLSESHSDYLVYDLGRRVQAIDTDTFNAICAQQRPYPYPLQDQAWFAVVFWPKLRAEQPEPFLWFLKMPLDERGLLDHAAQQEFMAHVIALLGQQITGALTSEQEQQLQQSAYLFTPSEAKRAAIHAQLTAGWNRPPSRYFNAALEELQSPTESGWQHLGLQGIHDVAARLKQHPESTQAIAAHFENYPDALQNALAEALEHTQPPQELADKLLTLVNAQQQQLRLNVLRALAGFANTPQLQTLLAQRMAVATADELVIIVARLWPALCGNAELMEAYLVRVAELNNAALFGGIVRDLLRLPETRIFTLGLVQRNDLPVALYQAWQQFIGANS
- a CDS encoding YqcC family protein, whose protein sequence is MDQRQRAARLLERIEAELNCLGLWQTHYPSAQALESVEPFAMDTLDFHQWLQFIMLPRMWAMLDGEHPLPQNIAVSPMATHVYREELEHHEGLISSLREFDILLSGADPLAEDV
- the truC gene encoding tRNA pseudouridine(65) synthase TruC, giving the protein MSNFNTELPILFHDDYFVAIDKPSGLLVHRSWIAREATEFALQKVRDQIGQRVYPVHRLDRPTSGILLFAKDADTARLTTELFANRLVEKTYHAVVRGYLSDGVLDYPLKEELDKIADAQADPNKEAQAAVTEYRCIKQIELPFAVGKRHPTSRYSLMQLKPKTGRKHQLRRHMAHLRHPIIGDSHHGDGRHNRFFREHFNLHRLMLAATELAFEHPHTKTAVRIELPLPQDLLRPFTETN
- the dapD gene encoding 2,3,4,5-tetrahydropyridine-2,6-dicarboxylate N-succinyltransferase; translated protein: MSTLQERIEAAFEQRADISPSRVPTDLQRDLTEVIQKIDQGEYRVAEKIDGQWVVNEWLKKAVLLSFRTQDNHVMNGGETRFFDKVDSKFIGYDDARFRAEGMRVVPPAMVRKGAFIGRNVVLMPSYVNIGAYVGEGTMVDTWATVGSCAQIGKNVHLSGGVGIGGVLEPLQAAPTIIEDNCFIGARSEIVEGVIVEEGAVISMGVYIGQSTRIYDRETGKIHYGRVPAGAVVVPGTLPAKDGSHSLYAAIIVKKVDAKTRAKVGINELLRAAD
- the glnD gene encoding [protein-PII] uridylyltransferase; translation: MLSAPPRWPNPVTLSTGRECLEAYHTWLADAFVTADIDFLLAHRSNFIDTLLQQLWQQFNLDQSHLSLIAVGGYGRGTLHPQSDIDLLFLHAEPLSTVEQENIQQIIQFLWDLRLDVGHSVRTPAQCIQQAAEDVTVATSLLEQRVVCGNQPLAEQFLWQVQREFPWSSRAYYQAKYVEQQERHQRYHGTAYNLEPNVKSTPGGLRDIQTISWIAKRHFHTQNDETLVQHGYISAEELLELREYQQLLGRIRFALHLEAQKKEDRLLFDYQPGVAARLGYGEPGKHAVEALMKDYFNAVVGVTELNDMLLQFFEQSILSSKHVEPLQLNDNFEAYGPLIAARHENVFAEPQNLLQCMLLVAAHPQLKQLQAQTLRLLRNARRQLRQPLSNDAECRQLFMQLLRHPNGCGDAFRLMHKHQLMANYLPQWQQIVGQMQFDLFHAYTVDEHTYRLVRNLYRYSDSEYAEEFPLCAELVRNMEKPELLYLSGIFHDIAKGRGGDHSELGEIDALNFARLHELKPEDGKLIAWLVRNHLVMSVTAQKRDIHDPEVVRQFAEQVGNRRYLDYLYCLTVADIRATNSSLWNNWKATLLENLYQSTAQFLTQSKPSPAGEMRQRIHQHQAHAMGLLLSLGFGAKAVNELWSRFTADYFLRHQPEQIAWHSQYILQLESDDQLPLILVGDENNQGTTELFVYHLEHENLFAAVAAVLDSQALSIHDAQILATRDGYVMDTFVVLQDDGEPLTDIRRIESLKQQLHDVLRQRQSAPSAQRRLPRRLRSFNVATKVEFVSERNPRRTAFELTALDRPGLVARVAKVLQALDLNILTAKITTVGEQAEDLFIVTTRRNEALSNEQKQQLREQIIAALDH
- the map gene encoding type I methionyl aminopeptidase — protein: MSISIKTPEEIEKMRAAGKLAADVLEMIGPYIKAGVTTAEIDKICHDYIVEHGAIPAPLNYHGFPKSVCTSLNHVVCHGIPNEKPLKEGDIMNLDVTVKLDGYHGDTSKMFVVGKPSILAERLIRITQECLYMAIKMVKPGMRTGDFAAVIQKHAEQHGYSIVREYCGHGIGAIFHEEPQILHYGTAGTGDLLQPGMCFTIEPMVNAGKRHTKLMRDGWTVLTKDRSLSAQWEHTLLVTEDGVEVLTLRSDEDLPRVIRHTS